Part of the Candidozyma auris chromosome 4, complete sequence genome, CCGCGCGTCGGCATTTGACTTTTGACAGGCCTCAAGTCGCTTGTGACATAATAGTGACAAACTACAATATTAAAGGTACATCTGGATAGCTCTGTTAAATTTTAGCTGCCCACAGGCTGTATGTAACTTTGCGAACATCAATCATTCGACAAAAGCAGCGCTAGGCTTAAGTGGTACCCCAACTGGAATAGGAATAGAAGCATGAGGCTTTGGGCGGGTAGGCTCCGGGTGTTTGCTTAGGAGAGGCCGTGAAGGGGCCAAGTGGGGCAAGTCTGGAAGCACGTTGCTCGAAgaaatttctcttttgttgatCCGGGTTGCACACTACTTCATTGCCCATCTGGCTTAGCGACCACAATAAAACACCAGGTCAATCCTCTGGGATGTGAGAATGTGAGAATGTTGATCCCAGGTGAGAATGGTGGACTTACTATTCTGAGGTACGGAAAGCACCTTTTTGGAGAGTGAGATTTTGTGACTCTAGCGAATTGGGGAGTGATGAGTTAAATTATTGGGTTTGTATTGTTTGCTTGTTGGGCTATGCTTGAGGTTCGAGTGGATGTAGTGTAGATACTAAGAATCATATGCAATAGGAGATGAGAGAGGTGTTTCCTAGTGGATGATCGAAGACCCTTTTGAGGGTGGAGTTTTCTTGGAATGGCCTTCTGGCCCTCCAGTTTTCATCATGATTTGCTCTACGTACAGATCATGAAAGCTACAACCAAAGATGGATCCAAAACATTTTATTCAACTAAAGCAATCGATCGAACGTGCGCCTAGTTCACAACGTGGACCTTGGCATGGGTATCAACAAGAGCATGCGTATCAGCAACGTGATGGGCTGCTGCTTTGTTTCCGCCAGCGAATGCAGTAGCCACTGCTTGGGCTACGGAGCCTGTTTGGGCAGTGAACATGCTCTCAGCAGGGAAATCCAAGTTCTGCCAGTCAATGCTGGGGAAGCCATTGTCGGGACTTTCACCTCCAGTAGGTGCTGGGAAGGCTTGACCATTTGTTGGGTTGGCCCCAGGGTACTCCCACTCAGAGGGAGCTGGCTCAGTGGCGGTGGATGCACCGTTGAAAGAGCCCGTTGGAGGGGCCGTGGAGGTGCCGTTTGCAGTGGGAGAAGTAAGCGAAGTTGGTGCTGCGCTCTGGATGGAGCTGGTGGAGTTGGATCCTGGAGATGGAGCAGGATCGTTGCTCGAGCCGCTGTTCTTTGACTGCGCGAGAGAGATCTCCTGCTTGTCGAGATCATAGTAGACGTAGGcgtttctcaagaaagcgTCACCCAAAATGTAGCGGTCCTGGTAATCAGTGAAGCCCAACATGCACTTGTTCTCGGCAAACTTCATCACAACATCTTGGTACGATGCCCGAATCTTGTTCTTGCCAAAATCAAACTCGATGAACTTGTCAGTGGGCTGCTTGCAGTCCACGTAACGCTCAACAAGACCGTTAGAAGGCGTCACCTTGTTTGGGTGGAAAATCTCATCGAAATAGTCCATAATCTCCTTTGGAAGGATACCACCCGTGGTACCTGAGTCCAAAAGCACTGGTGCACCGACGTTGAAGGACTTACCGTCAATGCTCATGGAGCTCATCTGAATGGCCAAACCAGAAGTGCTGCTGTCCACTGGGTACGTGACCAAGTCTCCGGAATACTTTGATTCATCCTTGCCGCCAAACAAAATAGTGCCTTTGTTCTGGCCTCCGCCGTTCAACCACAAGGAGTAAGCTGCACTCTTGATGACGCCGGCGCTCTTCAAAGCGAAAGGCAAATTGTCGTAGGTTGATCCGCCGTTCTTGGTGGATGCCTCCTGGTCCTTGTTGCCGATGCCCAAAATACCAAAACTGTCGTCGTTGGAATCGGTCACCACCCCAAACTGGAAATCCTTTAACAAGGTCTCTCCGTCAAAGCCAAAGCTGTCCGTATAATAATTACCCGAGGCAGCTGTGGAGTCCAAATACGAGATCTCGAATTTCTGACCGGTGTTCTTTCCCGAGGATGTGTCGTACTGACCACCTTCACCTTTGCCCTGCGAGCCCCACACCCACAAGTCTGACGACCCGGTGTCCAAGGAAACCGTACACTTGGAGTTGCCCACATTCACGTCAATGTGGTAGATGACGTCTTGGTAATTTGTCAAGGCCACCTccttgtctcttttgaaatgGCGTTTTTCGATGCCCTCCACCATTCTGGGCCAGAAGTCACTTGCTTCACGGTGCCTCTTGGTGACGgcaaaattcaaagaaaCTGCTGTGGCCTCCACGCCAGAGTCTTTGTTTGAGGCATCACTTTGTTTGGAAGCTCCGTGTCCCTGGTTGTCGGGAATATACAAGCCGTGGACAAAAGTGCAAGCGATGGAAAGAAGGGtaagaagagaaagcaTTGTTTGATAGCGATGAAAATGAATGGAAGGGGAGTTGCCTTGGAGTATTTATAAGTTGAAAGAGACCGaaggacaaaaagaagagttgTCGATCTGAgcaatcttttttttttgttttccaTTTTATGGCGAGACTCAACCGTCGGTTGAACGAAGTGGTGGAGGGGCTGCAAAACGCACTGTTTTGGCTGCGAGATGGCTTCCCTTGTCTGCAGGACGCACCTTTGCAACACTGCCTTCAACGGGGCCAGACACGCCAAATCGTTGCGATCAATCCGCCCAAATGGCTAAATattgctcttcttgagatgTCTAGATTAAAAAAATACAACCATGTGTCTTTCCTCATCTCTTTTCTCGAAACCACACCCAAGATGGCAAAGATTATGCCCATTTCCACTTCGCGTCCACGGTTATGTAGGAGGCTTTGCAGGATTTGCAAAACAACCACCGCAAGGCATATAAGCAAGGGGAACCTCGGTGGAAAAAGGGGAACCAATCAGTGGCAGATCTCTTTCACGGGGACCTTCGGATGTTCAGCTGCGCACGGCAGGgagctctttgttgatgctaATGAACGTCATTATTTTGCAGTCTGAACGGCCCAAAGTGGATCACCACATTACCAGGGGAGGGGCTGTTTCGCAGCAgaattcttcttcgctaAAGCGCAAAAGGCTCAGCAATGCGAAATCTGGACCATCCCCCGAACCAGTACTTTCATTGTGAGCGCATCCAACTTGGTGAGATTTCAAGGTGTGACGATGTATTCgtattcttttttcttttgtccaTTCCCTTTCCTCACGCGTTCATTGTGGTGATGCACACCCCACCCCACATACCCCATGAAAACGGCCTCTCCATAcctgtttgcagccaaacttgctcttcttcgggACGCTCTTGTGTGAGCCGCTCATCGGTTCCCCAAATATGGAAGattcaacttttcaatcTCTCGACACATCATGAACCAGTCGATCTTACGAAGCGCATCTCCCCGGGGGTTCTTCTGCGCCTCTTGCTCCTCTTCCCACTTGAACAACTCGTACATGAACCGTAAATTGGGCTGGATCACGATATTCAATCTCCTCACTCGAACGTACAAGTAAGCCTGCGCCAAATTGAGCTTGAGTCGCCGCATCACCTCGGCTATTACCACGGTAGCTGACCTCGACACTCCGACTCGGCAATGTACAAGGATCTTGGTGTCGCCGTCCCGACGCTTATACTCCTCGTCGATGGCTTTGAGCATTGACGGCAACGCATTACTGAGCTCGTCAATGCCGTCGTCTTGCAAATTGTTTACCTTGATCACCAGCTCCACTGAACATTGCACCTTGCTGCGGTGAAGGTTCTCTTGTTTTGGCCTGATAGTGTACCGTTCTATATTGCCATTCTCGAGCTCATCGACAATGATGTCGTTGTTGTGCTGAAACTTGTGCCCATGGAGCCAGTCGAGGTTCTCTCCTACGCTGATCACGCATTTCACTCCCGAACGTGACAAAAGCGCCAAGCTGTTGGCATGTTTCAATGACCCAAGGTACAAGTATGGTAGGATCCTCGAGGGGAACGACCCCTCAACATCCTCCACCCAATCCTTGTCTAAATACGACGATGTATCATTAAGTtcgtcctcgtcctcaGAATCCGATGTTTCAGTATCTGATTCGTTTCTGATATAGCCTAAGCGGAATTTGGAAGGAATTTCCTTCGGCGGCTCTTGTTTAGATGGTCCTAGAAGCACCTCGTTGAGCTCCTTGTTGGTGATCAACTCCTGATCGCCCCACTCGACTTGCCTGGCCGGGTTAGCTGGACTGAATTTGCGCATGAGGTACTCAAGTTTTCGTAATATAATCACATCACTGCCGAAAATGTAAAACGGCCTGCCGTAAGTCTGATGGACCTTGATCATCGCATCAGTCAAAGAAACGTTTTCGGCGTACATTATGTAGCAGAATATGAGCAATGACAGTTCTGTGTAGCCGTCAGAGCAATATAGCAATGATGCTAAGCTTCCTGGGGACGTTGAGGAAGAGTATAGATAAAGCAACTTACAGGTATTGACGATGCACATCAAGTTCTCTTGCTTGCAGTCACCAATACCGATAGATCCTGAAGACGGAAATTCAAGATGGTGAATATCATCCACATCATCGGCCATATGTGAAGAAATTGTGTACTTGAAAAGTAATTGGCTCAACACCGAGATTTCGGGGAATTTGGCATCGTTATGACAATGAATAAATAATTTCCAGTGTGCCTTAGGTCTCGGAAGAGACATTTCAAAGTTTTCGGGCGTCAATTCAGCATGGAAGACAGTTGATCGTGAAGGCTCGCAGTAAGCTGGCACCTTGGGATATTCATGAACCGTATCTTCTTTGATGCCATCGGGGTAATTCTCCAGACGTAGTTCGTGAATCATTGCGTCGTGGTCCCATGAGTTACCCAGCCAGACATTATTGTGCAATCTTGAGGCGGCAGACATGACTGTCGTTTCGAGCTTCTCCTTAAGTTGTAACTCTGACTCCCACATAGGATAGAAATGAAGCTTCTGATGACCAAAGCAGTGATGGAAAAGTTGACTTCTTTTGCTATGAGAGAGAATTTCATGAGCTTTAGCCGAGGGTCGCTGTGTGATGACATTGAATGCACCCTTGTCTGGTGAAAtttcaccaccttcaagaagaaacacGTTATACTTCTTCGGATTTGATCTCTCGTCTATAATTTGTGCGAGGCGAAGAAGCCTAGCAACACTTACAGCTTTTGAGACGCCCGCCTTCAGTGCCTTTGCAGAGGAGTATACGACAAAGTCAGCACATCGAGCCAGTTTGGCCACTTGAATATGAAAGTTGCGAAGAGAGATTCCTCTATCGGGATCAAGGTTGAGGAATTCTGGCATAAAGCCAGTGATGAAGCAGTCTCTCGTGATAATTTCACTTAGATTGTCAAGAACTGCTGTATCTTCAAAGTCTCCAAAAAGTGTATAAATCAACGTTGAAATAGAGTTCTCAACTTCACGATGAGAAAACTCGATTTTCTGGAGAACTTCATCCAAGCCAATAGTGTTGAGAAGAACCTTGTCCTCGGGATAGGTATCGGCGTCCGCCTCGATGCAGATCAAGAAGCGGGCGTCGGACGGCCTCGCAAAATGCATGTTGAAGTCGACATTATTGCAGTCATTGGAAGAGTCTTGGTGGGCCATTTGCTGGAACACAAAGAATGATCTCTGGGTGAAATTTTCTGGATGAAGTCCATGAAGCCAGGGGAACATCTGGTTGGTAGGCGGTAGTGGTTTGTTGAAGTACCACTGGAACACCAAGGGTAGGCTCTTTGGGAAGATCTTTCTGAGAGACACTTGACTCGCCGAATTGACTTCCTCGCCCACACGCGATAGATGATCTCTGAAGTAAGTGGATTCGGGATCAAGCGGTGAAAGCGGCTCCGTAGTCGAGTAAGCCGCAGATGACTTATCATCCAGGGTCCTCACCACGTTCAatttcttcgtctttgaGGATATTCCATAACACACCTCGCACTCGTCTTCGTCCAAAGcattttcttcctcgatcGGGTTCTCAGTGGTTTGGGTATTGAGCGAGTGGAATCTTGCCCTAAACCGATCTCGTTCGTGAATCGAGTCGTTTGACGCTGAAGACAGCCGTTTGCTTTTGACTTTATGCAATGCTGGAATCTCATCGTCGATTGGCGGGATCAAGCCGGGGTCCAGCTTCAACGAGCTCAGCAAGAGGGAAAAAGGCTCATCTTTGGCAGCCGAAGGGTCGTTGTGGAGCACCAGCAACTTGCTCAACGACACGACTCTCGGGATTTGGTCGTGTTGCGGCGTCAACGGCGGGTTGGCAGGGGAAGGCAGCACCAGCATGGCAGAGTGTTTCGTAGCAGTCATCAAATCTTCATAGATAAGATAACGGAAAGGAATAAATTAGTTGAAAATGAGTGATGAGCAAAGCGGGCCAGTTGAATGGCAGAGGGTTGTAGCAGcggaagcaaaagaagtgCCAGCTGAGAATTACTATTGTGAATGAGTAAGGCTTTAAGCTTATCAATTGCTTGAGGTAGTATCGGTGGTAGTTGCaactgaagaaaaaaaaaatatggGGTGCGGAATGGCTTggggagaaaaaaagccaaGGGGTTCCAGTTGTGGTTACAAAGAGCACAAAGCTGAGGAAGCGATACGTGAGCGGGAgagggaagaagaaaagaaaggaaaagtaGTTTGAAGGAAAAATACAAAATCGTGGGAATCCCCCGGTATTTATAGTGGTTCGCTAGGCTACCCTGAGACATCAGGCAGACCGCACTTTGACTTCCTTGTAGGGCTCGGGGTCCGGCGCCGGAGCCCTTATCAAACGCCCCAAAGCTTGGGCCAGTCGCACtgaaaagtgaagaagagcaaaagtGGAAGAAGGTAACATGAACAAAT contains:
- a CDS encoding tyrosine/serine/threonine protein phosphatase; this encodes MTATKHSAMSVSPSPANPPLTPQHDQIPRVVSLSKLSVLHNDPSAAKDEPFSLLSSSLKSDPGLIPPIDDEIPALHKVKSKRSSSASNDSIHERDRFRARFHSLNTQTTENPIEEENALDEDECEVCYGISSKTKKLNVVRTSDDKSSAAYSTTEPLSPLDPESTYFRDHLSRVGEEVNSASQVSLRKIFPKSLPLVFQWYFNKPLPPTNQMFPWLHGLHPENFTQRSFFVFQQMAHQDSSNDCNNVDFNMHFARPSDARFLICIEADADTYPEDKVLLNTIGLDEVLQKIEFSHREVENSISTLIYTLFGDFEDTAVLDNLSEIITRDCFITGFMPEFLNLDPDRGISLRNFHIQVAKSARCADFVVYSSAKASKAGVSKAVSVARLLRLAQIIDERSNPKKYNVFLLEGGEISPDKGAFNVITQRPSAKAHEILSHSKRSQLFHHCFGHQKLHFYPMWESELQLKEKLETTVMSAASRLHNNVWSGNSWDHDAMIHELRSENYPDGIKEDTVHEYPKVPAYCEPSRSTVFHAELTPENFEMSLPRPKAHWKLFIHCHNDAKFPEISVLSQLLFKYTISSHMADDVDDIHHLEFPSSGSIGIGDCKQENLMCIVNTCKLLYLYSSSTSPGSLASLLYCSDGYTESSLLIFCYIMYAENVSLTDAMIKVHQTYGRPFYIFGSDVIILRKLEYLMRKFSPANPARQVEWGDQELITNKELNEVLLGPSKQEPPKEIPSKFRLGYIRNESDTETSDSEDEDELNDTSSYLDKDWVEDVEGSFPSRILPYLYLGSLKHANSLALLSRSGVKCVISVGENLDWLHGHKFQHNNDIIVDELENGNIERYTIRPKQENLHRSKVQCSVESVIKVNNLQDDGIDELSNALPSMLKAIDEEYKRRDGDTKILVHCRVGVSRSATVVIAEVMRRLKLNLAQAYLYVRVRRLNIVIQPNLRFMYELFKWEEEQEAQKNPRGDALRKIDWFMMCREIEKLNLPYLGNR